Below is a window of Haloterrigena alkaliphila DNA.
GTGCATGACGACGACGCCGTCGGCTCCCGCGTCGATCTCCTCGCGCACCGCTCGCGCGAGGTCCTGCCAGATCGGCGGCTCCATGTTCTCCGAGAGGATGTTGGCGACGACTCTCCCGCGGTAGTTCGCGCGACCCGCGAGGTCCGGAACCGCGCGCAGGACGTCCTCGGCGTCGAACTGCGCGGTCACCGCGCCCGTGCGGTAGTCGACCGTCGAGGCGATCGTTCCGCCGGTCGAGATCAGCGAGATGGTCGGCAGGTCGTCGTCGAACTCGATCTCGGACGCGCCCTCGTCACCGGCGTCGTCCTCGTCGGCGCCCGTCGCGTCGGTGCCGTCGATCTCGTAGACGTCCTCCGCGAGCACCTCGACGTTCGCCTCGGCGCGGTCGACGCCGACGTTGTAGCCGCCCTCGAGTTTCACCACGAGGTGGTCGTCCGTGCTCGAGGGGAGCAACACGCCTTCGTACGTGCGATCCGCGCGGTCGACGCGAACGCGATCGCCTGGATTCATGGGTGGGCGTTGCGCACCGGCGGACTTGAAGCCACGCATTCGGACCCGGGGCGCTCGAGAACGCTCGCGTATCGAACACGCTCTCGTATCGAACGGGTGCCGGACGCGCGATGGACGTCGCTGCCGTGCCACCGATCGAACACGCCCCCGAAGCCGGCCTCAGGTGAACAACCCGAGCAGAATCAGCCCCAGTCCCGTCAGTAGTAGGATGCCCGCGATCATCGACGTCAGCGCCTGCAGCGAGGACTCGACGTCCTCGGGAACGTCGAGTCGGGGGTAGAACCGGCGGGTCGCCACCAGCACCCCGATCCCCAGTGCGAGCGCGCTGATACCGAACGCGAGCAGTTCGGTGCTCATCCCGCGTTGGTAGCGGGGCCAGCGTGAAAAGGAAGCCCCCGCAACTCGAGATGAGAGAATCACCGCTCCGAGCGGCGAGCGCGACTCACGCGAGGCCCGCTGCGGCGCGGAGGAAGACCGCGCCGATCGCGAGTCCACAGAGCGCGATGCCCAACCCGAGCAGCCGGGCCAGATCGGTCATCAACTCCGGATACTCCGGCTGGGGCTCGAGGTTCGCGACGAGGACGTAACAGAAGACGCCGCCGCCGGCGGCGAGGAAGCCGAACGTCGCCGCCGGAAGCCAGTCCATGGATTCGGTGGGACGGCCGCGGTCGTATATCCTGTGGCCGATGGGGAAAGATCCATGCTGTCGGCTGCCCAACGAGAACCCATGAGCGACCGCTCGGACGAGGTCACCGAGAGCCGGGACACCGAGGACCTCCTCGAGGAGACCGAGAACCTGCTCTCGGAGTCGGGCGCCGGAGCGGAACCGGGGGCCGGGACGCCGTCGACGCCGGCGGACCGACCGGCGTCGGATCGGGAACCTCCGACCGTCGACGAATCGACCGGGCGCGAACCGAGCGGCGACGACTCGTGGTGGTCGTCCGCCGACTCGCGGTCCGGGACCGACGCGGACTCCGGAGCCGGGACCGACGCGGACTCGAGGACCGGATCGCTGCGCTCCCGACTCACGCCGGGGCTCTCGCCCCAGAAGTACTTCTCGCCGCGGGCGTTTCTCGCGTTCGTCCTGCTGGTCGGCGCGGGGCTGTTCGCCGGCGGGCTGGTGATTCCGATCGCCGGCCGTATCGTCGGGATGTTCGGCGTCGCCTTCGCCGTGGGCCTGCTCTCCTCGAAGCGTCGATACCTCGAGATGGGCGCCGCGGGGACCGCCGTCGGCGGGGTCTCGGCCGTAGTTAGCAACGCCGTGATCGCGTTCGCCGGCTCCGTTCGGGCGGTCGTCGCCGTCGGCGTCGCGGCCGGGCTGGTCGGCTGTCTGCTCGGCTACTACTTCGGACGCGATCTGCGAAACGGACTGTCCCAGGATATCGAATGATCGAGGGCCGTCGGCGCTAACTCGGCGTCAGTTCCCAGCCCCGTTCGGTCCGGCGGACGACACCCTCGTCGGCCATCGACTCGAGCAACTCGGCGACGAGTTCCCGCGGGGCGTCGACGTCCTCGCTGAGTTCGTCCACGGACTTGGGCTCGGAGCGGATGCTCGCCAGAACGTCGGCGTAGATCCGGCTCTCGGGACCGGCGCCGACGTCCTCCGAAATCCGATCGAGGACGTCACAGAGCCGGCCCTGGACCCACCGCTGGGCCAGCGACAGTTCGTTCTCGAGTTGCTCCAGGTCCTCGAGGGCGCGCAGGAGATCGTCGAGGTCGTCGCTCTCGTCCCAGGCGACGTCCAGCGTGAGGTGGCGGCAGGTCGTGATGTCGAAACTGCTGTTGGCGGGATAGGCGCTCTTGCTCGCGAACCCGTACGGCGAGACGTTCACCTCGAGACGGACGTTGCGAGCGATGTGAAAGTACTTCCGGCGCTGGTCGTCGACTCGACTTTCGATCAGGCCGGCCTCCTCGAGTTTCCGCAAGTGTTCGATGACCGCCTTCGGACTCACGCCCAGATACTCGGAAATTTCCGTGACGTAACAGGGTTTGCGGGCGAGCAACCGGAGGATTCGTCTCCGGTTTTCGTTACCCAACAAATCCAGCAATGCGGCGGAGTCCATCGAGAGATGGTTGGGGGTCGGCGCTGAAAAGCGTGTCTGCTCGGTGCGGGACAGCGATACCCGTCTCGCTCGCCCGCGTCACTCGAGTCGCGGCTTCCTCAGGCGTCCGTCTCCGCGCTGCCGTCCGAGTCGGCGCCCGGTCCGCTTCCGTTCCCGTTCCTGGGGTTCGTACCGTCTCTCGAGTCTGCCCCGTTCCCCTGTCCGTTCCCGTTTCTCGAATCGGCGCCGTTCTCCGACCCGGATCCGTTACCGGGGGACCCCTTCTTCTCGGAGCCGCTCCCGTTGCCGTTCCCCATCCCTGGACCGGAGCCGTTTTCCCGGCCGGGTATCGTGGCGTTGTTCGACTCGTCGTTCGGCGGTCCGCGATCAGAATTGCCCGGCGAGCGATCGTTACCCTGCCCGTTCCCGTTGCCGCGCGACTGATTTCCGGGGTCGTCCGGCGGTCCGTTTCCGGGCGTTCCATCGACGCCGAGGCCCCGCGCCATTTCGGCGACTTCGGGGCCGGACAGCTTCGAGGCGTTCGATCTGAGCGCGTCGACGCGCTCCTTGCCGACGCCGCTCTCGACGGCCCGGTCCTCGACCCGATCGATTGCGCGCTCGAGGGACGTGATCTCGACGGAGAGTTTGGCCAGTCGCGACCGGTACTCACCGGGGTGGAGATCGTCTTTCCGCTCGCGAAGCTCCTCGCGTTCGGCCTCGAGTTCCTCGAGTCGCTGCTCGATGTCGCCCGTGCGGTCGCGGACGATCGCTTGCCGACTGTCGTTGTCGGCGGCCTCGTATTTCGCCTCGAACAGTTCTTCGTCGACCGTGCTCTCGACGTCGGCCGCACTGGCCTGCATGAGCGTCGACACGGTGGTGTTCGACGTCGACTCGTTGGTCTCGTCGGCGGCAACCGTTCCGACGGCAGCACCGCTCGCGACCGGGGCGACCGTTAGCCCGACGACGGCGACGAACACCAGTAGGACAACCGACCGAGTGGTCATTGCTCTCTCGTAGGAGAGAACATACTAAAAAGCCGAACTTTCGTTCGAACCGTTCAATCCAGTCCACGACCCCCTCAGCGATAGTTCAATCGTTCACGGACGGGAGCAACGCCGTGGCTGCGATTCAACGGCGCCTTGAATCCGCTTCCAGGTGTTTCGCCGCCACACGCCTCTCCGGGTGAATACCGATGAGACGCGCCGCGGGACCCCCGGAACGCGTTCTCCCGGGAATCGTTCACACTGTGTGCGTCCGTTCATCGATGCCTGTTTGATGTATTACTACTCGACAAACTATCCAATCGGTCGGTAGTGTGTGGGACAGATTGAACTTCTCCTCTGATAGTCCTCCGGTTTAAATCTATCCGGAAATAGTTATATCTCGCCGGTCCATGTGTCCTGATACCAATGTTCGAGGTGTTTACGCGGAGCTACTATCTCGGACGGCTCTACGTGACCCCGACCGACCGGGATCACGCCCTCATGCACAGCGAGCAACACGAGCGGATCAACGAGGAGGTCTACGCGACCGGGGACGGTCTCGAGCGCCTCGATGCGCCGCTCGTGATGAAACTCGACTCTCAGCACTTCCCGGTTCACGGCGACGACGCCGTTCCGGCGAACACGCTCGCGCTGCCCGAATCGATGCTCGAGAACACCGACGTTCGCAATCCGCCCTCGCTCCACGAGGTGTTGCTGGCCAGACGCGAGCGCGCCGAGCAGTTGCTCTCCCTGGCCGGCGGCTGGTCCGCGCCCGGGGACGACCTCCCCAGTGCCGGAACCTAAAAGTACTCGCGCTTCGCCGTTTCGTCCACACGCAGATGCTCGACCAGTTGCTCGGCCGCGCCTCGCTCAAGGATCGCATCGACGAACTCGAGGCGGAAACCGAGCGTTTGCAAGCGCGCTACGAGGCCGAATCCGAGCGCCGCGCCGAGGCGGCTACCGCCCGGCAGGAGGCCGAGAAGAAAGTCAACCGACTCGAGGACCGCATCGCCCAGCTCGAGGGCGAACTCGAGCGAACGGACGCGGTCGAAACAGACGTCGCCCCCCGCCGTCGCGAACGGCTCCGGGGGACTCGTCTCGAGACCGTGATCGATCGACTGACCGCGTTCGAGACCGGCCCCGAGGGCGCGCTGACGGCGGTCCTCAGCGACGACGAGGGCGTCGCGACCCTCGCGGACGCACACGACGTCGACTTCCAGGCGTTGCTCGGTGACCGAGCCGCACTCGTCGACGCCGCCGCGCCCTGCGTGCTGTGTCTCGACGACGCCGGCCTCGTCGCCGTCGCGCTCGAGCCGCCGGCGATGCCCGACCCCGACCCCCGGGTCGGCTGGGACGACCGGTTCGCCCTCGAGCGGGAGTGGTTCCTCCCGACCGGCCGGTACGCGCTCGCGCTCGTCCGGACCGATCTCTTCGCCCTCGGGACCTACGACGACGGCGACCGCGTCGACTACCGGGGCTTCGAGAGCGACGTCAAGGGGAGCCACTCCAAGGGCGGCTTCTCGCAGGCCCGGTTCGAACGGATCCGCGACGATCAGATCGACGACCACCTCGAGCGCTGCCGGGAGGCCCTCGCCGAGCGCGTCGGAAGCGATACCGACCGACTGTACCTGGTCGGCCAGCGCGGCGTCGTCGAGACGCTCGCCGACGAGAGCGGCCTCGAGCCCGCCGGGACCGCCGCCGTCGACGCGACGGGGGATCCGGAACCGGCGCTCGAGGACGCCCACCGATCGTTCTGGACGACCGAACTGCGGGTGTTCTGAGGGGGCCGCGTGCGGTGTGCCGGCGGTTAGGAGGTCGGGCAGTCGGGCGGTCGTCGCTCGAGGCGAATCGCAGAAATTTTTGGCCGCGGCGGACGACTAGCCGCGTGAGCGATGTCCGACTTCGAAACCGTCACGTGCGACAGCTGTGGTGACGATTTCAAGGCATTCCCGGACGCCAACGCGGCCCAGCGCGGGTTCTGTTCGCCCGCGTGCGCGCTTGAGGCGAACTGAGAACCGGCGTTGAAAACTGGCGTCGAACTGCTGCGCTCGAGGACGCGACTCGAGCGCGTTCGATTCCGGCTTTTTCGCTCGAGCGAACGAGTTGGTGACTAGCCAATGGTCTCTCCGTCTCACCGCGTTCCATGGAAGCAGGTCGAGCGTCCTCCTCGTGCTGGCAACTGGGAATCGCCACGCCCTCCCCAACCGATTCGTTCGCTCCTGATAGTCGCTCACTCATCCCTCGCACGGTGTCGTCGGCCGCCCTCACTAGCGTTCGGTCGTCCGACAGCGCGCGCCACCGCACGTTGTTCGATCGCTCTTGGCACGCGATATCGACCGTTTAAGTGCTCCGTCGGCATTGATCCGATATGCGCGTCGCCATTCTCGCCCACGAGAAGTTTCCCGACCGGGCCAAGACCGCTCTCGGCGTCCTGCGGTACGCCGACGACGAGGTCGTCGCCGTCCTCGACCGCGAGACGGCCGGCCGGCGGGTGAACGACTTCGTCCCGGACGTCCAGGACGCACCGATCGTCGAGGGGATGGCCGCCCTCGAGTCCCCCGTCGACGCCCTGCTGATCGGCATCGCGCCCATCGGCGGCGGCTTCGACGAGCGCTGGCGCGACGACGTCCGAACGGCCCTCGAGAACGGCTGCGACGTCGTCGCGGGACTGCACTACTTCCTGAGCGAGGACGAGGAGTTCGCCCGCCTCGCCGACGAACACGACTGCGAACTGCGGGACGTCCGGAAGCCACCGGAGGACCTGACCGTCGCCGAGGGGGTCGCCGGCGAGGTCGACGCCGAGATCGTGCTCACCGTCGGCACCGACTGCTCGGTCGGCAAGATGACGACCACGATGGAACTGGCGCGGGCGGCCCGGGAGGCCGGCCACGACGCCGCCGTGATCCCGACCGGCCAGACGGGGATCATGATCGAGGGCTGGGGCAACCCGATCGACCGCGTCGTCAGCGACTTTACCGCGGGCGCGGTCGAGGAGATGATCCTCGAGATCGGCGACGAGCGCGACTACCTCTTCGTCGAGGGGCAGGGCAGCATCGTCCACCCCGCGTACTCGGCGGTCACCTGCGGCATCCTCCACGGTGCGATGCCCGACAAACTCGTCCTCTGTCACGCGGCCGGCCGGGAGACGATCCACGGCTACGAGTCCTTCGCGCTGCCCGACCGCTCGACCTACGTCGACCTCTACGAGTCGCTATCTGCACCGGTCTCGGGCGGCGCGGTCGTCGCCGGCGCGCTGAACACGGCTTCCCTCGAGGCCGACGACGACGCCCGCGAGGCGGTCGACGAGTACGCGACCGAAATCGACGCCCCCGCGACGGACGTCATCCGCTTCGGAGCCGATGACGTCCTCGAGACTCTGCTCGAGTGATCGCCATGGTACTCGAGACATCCTTCGAACGCCACGCGCTGCCCCTCGAGTACCCGTTCGGGATCGCCCGCGGGACGACGACCGAGCGAGAGGTCGTCACGGTCCGCATCGAGGACGACGACGCCGTCGGCGTTGGCGCCGCTGCGCCCGCGTCCCACTACGGCGAGACCGTCGACACGGTGACCGCCGTCCTGCCGGACCTGCTCGCCGTCGTCGAGGATGAGGTGACGGATGCGGACGATCTCCACCGACTCGAGACCGTCGAACGGCGCATGCGCGAGACCGTCCGCGGGAATCCGGCGGCCCGCTGCGCCGTCAGCATCGCCTGCCACGACCTCGTCGCGAAACGGCTCGACGTGCCGCTCTACCGCTACTGGGGACTCGATCCGGACCGAACGCTCGAGACGTCCTACACCATCGGCCTCGACGACCTCGAGACGATGCGCGAGAAGACCGAAACCGCACTCGAGCGGGGCTACGGAACGCTGAAAATCAAACTCGGCACCGATCGGGACCTCGAGATCGTCGAGACGATCCGATCGGTCGCCCCCGACGTCGACCTGTTCGTCGACGCCAACGAGGCCTGGGAACCGAAAGAAGCCGTCCGGAAGATCGACCACCTCGCCGAGTACGACCTCTCGTTCGTCGAACAGCCAGTGCCCGCCGAGAATCCCGAGGGACTGCGGTTCGTCTACGAACGCTCGCCGTTGCCGATCGCGGCCGACGAGTCCTGCGTGACGCTCGCGGACGTCCCGCAGGTTGCGGATCGGTGCGATATCGCGAACCTGAAACTCATGAAGTGCGGCGGCCTCCGGGAAGCGAAGCGGATGATCCACGCCGCCCGGGCCCACGGTCTCGAGGTCATGCTGGGTTGTATGACCGAGTCCAACGCCTCGATCGCCGCGGCCTGTCACCTCGCGCCGCTGCTGGACTACGCCGACCTCGACGGCTCGCTGTTGCTCGCCGACGATCCCTACGACGGCGTCCCGCTGCCCGACGGCCGGATCGATCTGGCGGGCCTCGAGCGGTCTGGCACCGGCGCGGTCCGCGAGTAATCGTTCGTCGGGGTCGGTCGAACTCTTCACGCGACGCGACTATTCGACCGATCGCCAACATGGCTTTACAACGGTCGTCGGTGTGGAACCGGTGGTATGCACGACGGTGACGACAGCGTGAACGTGTCTCGCCGGAGACTCTTGCGGGCCTCGGCGGGCACGGTCGCTGTTTCGGCGGTGGGTACTGGAACGGCAACTGCGAGCGGACGCGACGGCGGCGGAACGGCGCCGTGGTTCGACGACTGTCCCGACGCGAGCCTCGAGCCGACGAAGGGTCACTGCGTCGAGGACGGGATGGAGGGGTGCGCGGACGATCATCCGGCGACGGTCGAGCTTCGATCGGCGGTCCAGACCGCCCTCGAGGAGCGGTATCCGGACGCGGGCGCGCTGATCGACGCCGGATACAAGCCGTACTTCGACTCCCTCGACCGGGAGGACGACAGCTACTCCCACTGGCTCAATCCGGAGTACATCGGTGACGACGCCCTGCTGGATCCCGAGCGACCGGAGTCGGTCCTCGTCGACGACGAGACGTGGCGCTCGATCGGCGTGATGTTCGTCGCGACGCGCAACGGGGACGCGGTCGATCCGCCGGCGGTCTACGGCGGCAGCGACGGCGACGCGACGACGGACGACCGTCCCATAGACGGCACCGCGGACCCGGCCGCCCCCTGCTCCCCGTGGCACTCCCACGAGGGCCTCCCCGGGCGGTTCGCGTGGTGGTACTACCAGCAGGCCTACGAGCGGGAGTTCGCCGACGGCGGGATCGGCATCCCCTGTCGGACGCCCTGCATGCTCCACGTCTGGGCGGTCGACCACCCCGAGAGCGTCTACGCCCACCACGCGCCGCCGCCGGAGTACCGCGACCGAGACCCCGCGGCCGAGGTCGGGTTCGAGACCGACGCCGAACCGGGCAGCGACGAACTCGGCTGGGACGTCCTCCCCGACGAACTCGTCCCCGAGCGGCGACCGGACGAATTCGCGGCGCTGGTGCCGGGGCTGTAGCGCCCGCTACCGATTTCGTATAGCGTATATCGATTCACCGGCGTGTCGTCCCCGACTCGAGGTGTGTAGCAACCGGCTCGAGTCCGATCGTCGCGCGCTCGGCGATGCCGCTCACGTCGTCGAGTCTGGGACCGCGTTCCACGCCTCGAGCGCCCCCAGCACTCGATCGACGGCCGCCTCGAGGCTCGCCTCCTCGGTGTCGATCACGAGCGCGTCCTCGGGCGCGTCGAACTCCCGGTAGATCACGTGGACGCCCTGCTCCTCGATCGGATCCGCACGCGCTCGATTCCGCTCGAGGCAGGTCTCGAGGCTCGCGGTCGCGTGGACGAACCGGATGTCCTCGCCGAGGGTCCGAAACTGCGTCTGCCACTCGCGCTGATAGAACGTGCCGTCGACGACCGTGATCGCCTCGTTCGGGTCGTCGCGGGCCCGCTCGTACAGTCGCTCGTGGGTGCGACTCGAGCGGTCGTCGGAGTGGTGGACGCGGACGGGGACGCCGCGGGCCTCGAGGCGGTCCCGAACCCGGGTCGCGATGGTGGTCTTGCCGGCGCCCGGTGGGCCGCAGTCGGCGAGGATCACGGCCGCCGTAGGGGCTGGGCGCCTAACGGTCGTCGGATTCCTGCTCGCAGTATTCTGCAAACGGGCCGACTAGTCGCACACGGACTCGAACCCGTGTCCAGTGCACAACGGCGCTTGTGACAGAGGTTGGTGATAGCCTCAAGAACGTTGTGGGAGGTGGTTTGGAGTCGATGTGTGGCTCCACTTGAGACCGAGTAACCCCGGGAGTTGAGAGTCTGATGTGGGGGTCTGTGCATATGTAAGCGGCGGGGTTCGCGAGATGCGCCGTCAGGACTCGCGCCACTTGTGGCCGCACTCGACGCAGGTGAACAGCCGAACCTCGTAGGAGCCGCCCGGCTTCGGCATCATCTCGGAGTAGGCCCGGTCGCTGTCGCAGTCGTCCGCCGGACAGGGCTCCTGCATCGTCTCGGTGGAGCCCTGGGTCGCGTCGGCCACGGCGGGTGCCCCGTCGTCCCGCTGTCCATCCTGGGTCGCCATCGCCGCTTCTGCTTGCGAGTCCCGCGACTCCTCGTTCTCACAGGAGCGACACACCCACGTGTCGCCCTCCGTGTGCATCATCGAACCACACTCGTCACAGAATTGCATATAACGGAGGAATACACGGTTGCGGATATATGTGTTAACTTTCGATCCGTCGTGGATTTCAGGCGACTGCTCATGCTGACTGTACTGAGTTATCGAAGCGGCAACAGGCAACGGTTGATCTTGCCTGACAGCTATCAACTGGCCACGGGGTGCAGTAGATATGGCTCAGAATCTCGGGGCGAACGTGGACGCCGGTGTCGGAGTCATCGGAATTATAGCGGGAATACTCGTCATCATACAATTACCAGCCGCTCATCAGTATCACGAAACGACACTCTCAGACGTTGTCATCGGAATTTTACTGGCGCTATTCGGAATAAAACCACTAGCGGAGTTACAGCGGTAGAGCGGTAGTGTACTTCGTGTTTACTCTCCACTGACCGCTTTTCACTGGCGCAAATCAAGCCGAATCTCGTGCAACATTCGCGCCCTCTATTCAGCACGACTTGCTCACCACTATCGATATTTGAGACCAACCG
It encodes the following:
- a CDS encoding DUF456 domain-containing protein, yielding MSDRSDEVTESRDTEDLLEETENLLSESGAGAEPGAGTPSTPADRPASDREPPTVDESTGREPSGDDSWWSSADSRSGTDADSGAGTDADSRTGSLRSRLTPGLSPQKYFSPRAFLAFVLLVGAGLFAGGLVIPIAGRIVGMFGVAFAVGLLSSKRRYLEMGAAGTAVGGVSAVVSNAVIAFAGSVRAVVAVGVAAGLVGCLLGYYFGRDLRNGLSQDIE
- a CDS encoding metalloregulator ArsR/SmtB family transcription factor encodes the protein MDSAALLDLLGNENRRRILRLLARKPCYVTEISEYLGVSPKAVIEHLRKLEEAGLIESRVDDQRRKYFHIARNVRLEVNVSPYGFASKSAYPANSSFDITTCRHLTLDVAWDESDDLDDLLRALEDLEQLENELSLAQRWVQGRLCDVLDRISEDVGAGPESRIYADVLASIRSEPKSVDELSEDVDAPRELVAELLESMADEGVVRRTERGWELTPS
- a CDS encoding DUF5802 family protein translates to MFEVFTRSYYLGRLYVTPTDRDHALMHSEQHERINEEVYATGDGLERLDAPLVMKLDSQHFPVHGDDAVPANTLALPESMLENTDVRNPPSLHEVLLARRERAEQLLSLAGGWSAPGDDLPSAGT
- a CDS encoding Vms1/Ankzf1 family peptidyl-tRNA hydrolase, translated to MLDQLLGRASLKDRIDELEAETERLQARYEAESERRAEAATARQEAEKKVNRLEDRIAQLEGELERTDAVETDVAPRRRERLRGTRLETVIDRLTAFETGPEGALTAVLSDDEGVATLADAHDVDFQALLGDRAALVDAAAPCVLCLDDAGLVAVALEPPAMPDPDPRVGWDDRFALEREWFLPTGRYALALVRTDLFALGTYDDGDRVDYRGFESDVKGSHSKGGFSQARFERIRDDQIDDHLERCREALAERVGSDTDRLYLVGQRGVVETLADESGLEPAGTAAVDATGDPEPALEDAHRSFWTTELRVF
- a CDS encoding DUF1611 domain-containing protein, encoding MRVAILAHEKFPDRAKTALGVLRYADDEVVAVLDRETAGRRVNDFVPDVQDAPIVEGMAALESPVDALLIGIAPIGGGFDERWRDDVRTALENGCDVVAGLHYFLSEDEEFARLADEHDCELRDVRKPPEDLTVAEGVAGEVDAEIVLTVGTDCSVGKMTTTMELARAAREAGHDAAVIPTGQTGIMIEGWGNPIDRVVSDFTAGAVEEMILEIGDERDYLFVEGQGSIVHPAYSAVTCGILHGAMPDKLVLCHAAGRETIHGYESFALPDRSTYVDLYESLSAPVSGGAVVAGALNTASLEADDDAREAVDEYATEIDAPATDVIRFGADDVLETLLE
- a CDS encoding dipeptide epimerase — protein: MVLETSFERHALPLEYPFGIARGTTTEREVVTVRIEDDDAVGVGAAAPASHYGETVDTVTAVLPDLLAVVEDEVTDADDLHRLETVERRMRETVRGNPAARCAVSIACHDLVAKRLDVPLYRYWGLDPDRTLETSYTIGLDDLETMREKTETALERGYGTLKIKLGTDRDLEIVETIRSVAPDVDLFVDANEAWEPKEAVRKIDHLAEYDLSFVEQPVPAENPEGLRFVYERSPLPIAADESCVTLADVPQVADRCDIANLKLMKCGGLREAKRMIHAARAHGLEVMLGCMTESNASIAAACHLAPLLDYADLDGSLLLADDPYDGVPLPDGRIDLAGLERSGTGAVRE
- a CDS encoding ATP-binding protein — encoded protein: MILADCGPPGAGKTTIATRVRDRLEARGVPVRVHHSDDRSSRTHERLYERARDDPNEAITVVDGTFYQREWQTQFRTLGEDIRFVHATASLETCLERNRARADPIEEQGVHVIYREFDAPEDALVIDTEEASLEAAVDRVLGALEAWNAVPDSTT
- a CDS encoding RPA12/RPB9/RPC11 RNA polymerase family protein, whose amino-acid sequence is MQFCDECGSMMHTEGDTWVCRSCENEESRDSQAEAAMATQDGQRDDGAPAVADATQGSTETMQEPCPADDCDSDRAYSEMMPKPGGSYEVRLFTCVECGHKWRES